In the genome of Amphiura filiformis chromosome 11, Afil_fr2py, whole genome shotgun sequence, the window ACATGTGCAAAAAGTACGAAAAACACTGCTGAACAAAAATTATGTCTTGAAATGATTTAAAGCAATACATAATATAAATCAGGTAAGAAATGTGcaagataggcctataaaattacAAGTCTTGTGATAAATTCTTGCACATGAAGTACGtctataatatcaaaataaatttaccttcAACTTGATTCCCTTGATGTTTCAAGTTGAACTTCTTGTTGATTTTTAAAGCGGGTAGACCTACACGATGTGTCGATCGAATACAAATTACTTGTTCAACGTTCAAGGATCGAATCATCATAGGACCTTTTAAGACACTACTTTCATTTAATTTTAGCATTCCTAGAGTGCAACGAGTGGAGATTCAACACGGCGAAAACCCAGGGCGAAAATATATCTAACGAGCTGAAGAGTTTGGCTATCTGGCCTGCTAGCATCGGGCCGCTATCTAGGCTCGCTACAGGTCATCAGCTGGCCGGGTTTCAGCGGCTGGCCTCCGTCTATATCACTGGACTGGGTAGTGTCGATGCTTCCACGAGTCCCTGGTTGAGAATGTCTCGATCCCAGTCTCGATGCCTGGGTACACGCATAAACTTTAGTATTGAGATGAAAACCACATAATTTTACAAACCGTAAATTACAGCCaagaaacattttcttttttttctttttttcgaaGTTCAAATCACTAATAATTTTATAGGCCTAGGGTGGGTAAAAATATAGTTTTACTTTTAATAACAGGGGCTTATATAAATGGCTCATCGTGGCGAACAAGTATATTTCTTACTaaaatcattaggcctatatttgaaaATGATTTCCAACACTatttataattaggcctatagggATAAACGTAAACTGAAAGCTAGTACAAAGGCCAAGGTGCCGGCGCCAACAAGGGAAACTTAAACATAAAAGCAAACTAGTACTTTAGGCAAAATAACGGTCCCAGATAACAGTCACGGATAACGGTCACGGATTATGTACATTATAAATAGCACACCAATTAGCTTCAATTGTGATAATACGAAGTGTCAAGTGGTACTTAAACATGTTGAATCATATTCTGAtcaaaataaatataatgattgcaCTGCGCTTGTGGAAGAATTTCAGCGCATTTTCAGCGTGGATCACACTCCCGTATATGGTAGTAGTTTATGATCATTTGCATACGGTTACCATAGATGCCGATCGGCACAATTGATATGTAAATTAGTAGCCAGAATCATTGCTCATTATAGCAAGAGCACCGATTGttgaaaaatacactgaaaatTTGCTGATAATTTTTTTCAGCGTAGACCTTCTATGGGAAAACGCATTTCAGCGTTGAGGTAGgcttttcagtgtgattttcattgTCAAGATTTCATAGTGTATACTGAGGAGGTCAAAGATCATttaaggtcaacttgtaaataagCTGAATATACAAAATCtggtctcacatgaacagttaatacatccaattgcaaccaaacttgagccAAATCTGCATTATGACAGCTTGCATGATAATGTTCAAGGTCACATACTAAGGTCAAAAGTCATTTGTGGTCAAattgtaaataggctgaaaatacaaaatttggTCTCACATGAAAAGTTCACACCCAAGTGCAACCAAACTTGAGCCAAAACTGCATTATAGGAGCTTCCATGTAATGGTAGTGTTCAATGTCATATACTGAGTTCAAGGGCAATTTGAGATCAACTTGTCAAATTGGAGGAAAATGAAAAAAAGGattcacaaaaatgcaaacattatgcttcacatgaatatttactatCTGTAGTATCCGCTACCCATATCTTTGGATGACCTATCTTGGACCGCCATCCCTATTTTTTATTAAACAGTCTCAAATTGGGTAGGCAATGCATCATTCTGAAAAGAGCTGGATCCTGCTAAATGGcaaaaaaagaacaaaacacACACTAAAAATGCATCAGGAATTACACAAAAATAAAATAGTTTACAAACTTGAAGCACTTATGATGCATAGCACTTTTTAGTCTGTGAAATCAAACCTGAAATATTTGTTGAAGACTCTAAATTAAAACAGCTAGACCACATGGTATGAAGTACATTGTCCCCCAATGAAATAAGGTACAagttttactcaaaagttttgctaggcatatctgtcaggagtatctccatttatttgtaatccagaattggatttaacttcagcttacCCAATATACTACGAACCCAAAAAGGGTACCGTAAACTACCGTTGCAATGCATCAAATGTGGCCtaagagaagtttacatacattcATTGAGTCAatcatttaatataaattcctttaTAAACATGCAATTACCTATAGTGTGCAAATTATTTGCATATAATTCCCTTTTTTGATTAAATTTGTGGCGCTGTCCCTTTTTTTCTGCCATTCTTTTTTATCTAGATAATCTCCAAGTTACCCGCAAGATACACAGTCATCTTCAcgggaatttcccgagcccatCCTATCTACACACAGTGTGCCCGACTTAAAGAGAAGTTAAGATAAATTTATTACCTGGTAAGATACGGGCCCTCTTCCCAGGAATTCCCCAAGCCCTTCCTTAATTTCTCATCTATAAGATTTCAATTCCTAGTAAGATACGGGTCCCTCTCAGGAATTTCCCGGGCCCATGCTAAAATTCCTCACCCGTAAGATACAAGGCCTCTCTCAAGAATTTCCTGAGCCCTTTCCCATACAcacaaagtgtggcccaacttctcacagagaagtgaACCAAAATTATTTCCTCGTAAGATACAGAGCCCTCCTGGGAATTTCCCGGGCGCAGGGCCCATTCCTAAATTTCTATCCTGTAAGATATGGAGCCTCTCCCAGGAAATTTTCAAGCCCTCTCCCACACGCagaaagtgtggcccaacttctcacagagaagttaacccaaatttaCTCCTCGTTAGATGTGGGGGCCCTCTCCTCCCAGGGATATCCTGAGCCTGTTCCCCCATACGTATACACCCAGTGTGGCTTTACTTCTAAAGAAGTTAACATAAATGTATTAACCGGCAAGCTACATAACCCTTTTCCAGGGATTTCCTGAGCCCCTATCACATAAACTTCTCAAAGAGAAGTTAATGGGAATTTATTGAATCCACTTGCTTAGACAGCTAAGTAGCCTGGTAATTTATCCATGCCCCAAAACTACTGTTAATTACACATCATATTGCAATTAACTTTTGGTCTATGGTCATCTTTACCCCGTACAATATGGGAGCTTCCCAGCCAACTACTGCTCCCCAATAAACTGCCCACAAAAGTACTAAACACTGAGctatgaaataaatattttgggtgtggtgggtgggaaaatttttcttcttcaaaattgaTGACTGATTGCAGCCATGTTGGGGGACAGAGTGAGAGGTCTTTAGTTCAATTTCACAACCGTTTATACCTATAACCTGTTATATTGTATCATCATGCGAATTGCCATGTTGTCACTCCCAACTGAAGTGCAAATACACAACCCTAACTATTTCTCAGTAAAGACACTAGGAAAAACAATCAGATGGACCAGTGTGTACTATAACTTATTTACAAGTAATTTCTCCCCTATTCAACCGGCATATTGCCGTGTTAGTGCAAAAACGtcataagtgacatttttgtcattttacaggagaagcattttttgtgtttacatatttattgttttttacctgtattttcataattatttaataaccATATATGTTGCCCAATTAAagacctgagatatggcaaactattctttgtttaaaaagttgttccaagcggaacaatttgagaccactttgatcaaaattgaagcatttttGATTTTGTATACCCCTGTGGACAATGGTAGGGactaaaacttgacatttgacctttatgcctataatAACATGAATTGTACAtcagagataggtcaaactataccatttctgaatcctaataataatgagaggaatacattgggaTGTGTTTTACCCAAtcaaccaattttgaaatttgagtcttgcataagcggccatttttgtTTCATGCAAATTGGCATTTCcccctacagggtgtatcaaaatgattggtaccgacgacttttaattttttgccaaattattttaatattttgtgtaccagtttggggttaattgtttaaatatttgtaattacaatagttttatcttctctaagaattttagattataaagatagcacattcttgtCAGAAGTTacgtgattctaaaggaaagtaggtgtttttacacttttcatcgcaacgctggatcagtagtgcaccattttcaaagctctattttgctACATATTCCTTGTGTGaattatatgttgaaaatcatggaaatgcttTTTCCCttacctatttcttcattcataatattatataaatgttataatcattGGTTGAGAGAAattttattgacttgaataatttaggtggggtaaaagaagtttgtgtatcaacggcttccagggcggtaatttaaattgtagtattgaggttactaagtagatggtgtggccgaagggctatagactgtagacagtgtaggttaggttagacctggtaaaagttattggaattgctccacagtattccacacttcagcatgctttcatagtaaagaatcactggttgacacgaagctatggaggagtgcagagaagatttagaagacagtttccaagagcaaggagtatcccatgcaaacttgctataatttgcaatgtttcaaaatttgatatgggcagttacagaatggatccatcccaggtgttaagttcattcaagatagagcttcacctcacactgccagagtcgtaaggcagggacttcaggaactgtcTTTCTAAAAggatgtgtaaagcaattttatgttatgtagactaaGATATAGAAGAGCATgaatgcaataaatggttcaagcagtgaacatattcattttgtgttgtgtaagtaaaaccatgattacgtcgatcttcgtttaaatgacaatagctcccagatgcatcaacctatcatcttCATATTATTAGATCGATAAGTTAAGGATCATATGATCCTTTCTATTTATTGtaaaaaaactatattaattagcaatttcatatttttgatatatttttaaaaatgtcacatagcccggtaccaatcatgtCTGTTAGAGATACttacaacaaaaaatattgatgttccaattttgtctacCTCAAAATGTAAATACATGTCTAAAGCTCCTCTACATGTAGTCCAATTTGTAAATTAGTGTATTGAGACACTTTGTAAATTAGTATTGAGTCACCATTTGCAATGATCAGTGATGTCCCATCAGATGCTATTGCCAAATCAAGGGGCATAAAAATGCCTCTATCAATGCATCTCATGAATGCACCTGTACGACTGTACTGATGGAGGTGTCCAGTGTTGGGTATTAGTCTACATGTACCTTTTTTATAAATACACATGGCAACATAGATCCTATCTAGTGGATCACATACAATACACCTTGCAACAATCTTGTCACCAGACATTTCTCCTGGTATTGCATCTACATGTATCGTGGGTGTGAATCTCAATACCTTATTGCCTGCATTATCTATAACAGCTACTGCATTGCACATCCAACTGGGTGACTCACATTTGAGTGTATGTACTATCTTATTCTTACTGTTGACTGCCATGCCTAGAAAGCAACATTGAATTCTTTTGACTAGTTTACCCTCAGGACATGTATGGATTGTTATTAGTTCCCTTACATAGTCACCCACCAATACATGCCCATCCCTATCTAGTGTTACACATCTTGGGTTAACCTTTGTATTAAAATTCTCCGCAGCTGCCAAGATAGAGAAATAATGAAGATATGTTCCATTTGAGTTGAACACATGAACAAACCTACTGTACAGACTTATGGCTACAATGTATCCTTGTGATGACACTGCTATATCTTGTACTACACCAAGTTTCCCTTGTGCTTTGGTTGTCAGTTGGGTTATGTGTTCCCCATCACTATTGAGCATATGAAGTTGATATGGTATCTGACCACAAACTACCATATTCCCATTTGGACAGCATTGTACTCGAGTGTATGCAGTGTCGGTGAAGAATGGTGTTGTGATCCACATTGGCCTCCTAGTATACCTTGTAGTAGTTATCTCTGACGGCTTGTGTAGTTCTGTATAATAAATATGAAACATTCCAGCAACTGTTACTCGCATAAAATTTGATCCTGATTGAAGCAAATAAAGTCCATAATAGGATTGGTTTGCCTCACATAATGAAAACAGAGCAACGGTATCAgaaatacagtttgtccactctgaagtacaaagtgacaacgtgcTTGGCGTATACAGCGctttaacagtgcgtagtgctgcgtctctgctgcagttATGCGTGcgttcaaagtcggcacaatgtatgcgtccgcgtcagtactttgtacttcagagtagaccgaCTGTAGTCAAGAAGGTCAGCTTTAAAAGAATATAATTAGGTATAAAAGAATGAGGAGCAGTTAATTTGTTTGCTTTgttaattttattgttttttatttattttatcacaATGACCATTGTTGGGATGGAAATACCAGTGAAATTGATTGAAAGATCTATGGTAGTAAATTATAATCTAAACATCAGTTATTTACCTTCTTTGATATCCTCAATAGTGGGTCGCCTTTTTGGATCATCACGCCAGCAGTGTTGTATTATATGTGATAGATGATCTGGACATTCTGGTGGTATTTTGGGTCTCCCACCTCCACAAACACTGAACATCACTGTTTGCCATTCCATTCCTTCAAATGGTGGTTTCCTTGTAACAATCTCTAAAGTCAGCATCCCGTATGCATAGATGTCTGATGGCTTGGAGTATATGCCTCTTCCTTGTTCATTTCCTCTAAGGATCTCAGGTGCCATATAGCGATGGGTTCCTTTCTGCTCTGAAGTGGTCTGAGAACGATCAATTTCACGGGCAATACCAAAGTCACATAATTTCAAGACATTGTCATCAAATAGAAGGCAATTTTGGGCTTTGATGTCTCTGTGCAGAACATGTTGGTCATGTAGATACTCAAGTGCATCAGCAACTTCACGTAACCATTTATGGGTTAACTGTTGTGATAGGGGCTTAGAGGGATCTTTGAGATAATCATGCAGTGATCCATTAGGCGCATACTCAAGGAGAATTACATTTATAGGTCCATTTTTATAGAATCCTAACATAGGTACTATATTTGGATGTTGTAGTTTACACATAATCTCAACTTCAGCTTTTGGTAACTCCCACACGCTCTTCGCTGCAGCTTCAGTGTATCCTTTGAATGGTGTGTTAAATGTGACACGGTTGACAGTTCCACCACCGCCTTCTCCAAGTTTCTCATGGAACTGGAGATTATTGTAATCAACTATCTCATCCATGTCTTGTTATCTGTAATGATACAGAATGTTAGTGTATCATAAGAATTAGAACAAACCTATAAACCATCCATATTGTCTTACCTGCAATTGTTTTATGAAGTCACATAATTATTTTAtctaaggcgcgtgaaagtcgattccgagtttatcgtcccccgtcCGCGTCACATTTaggaaaccaaaaatacctgcgtcaaattttcaaaaatgccaaaataattcattattttcaaagtatcagtgttttcaccagttttagcaattcgaaacatatatttttgtttgtaaaacataatattcataacttggaagcaaaaccaggctcatTTCAAACTTTcctagtccttacccatataaaaaacatgtttataaatcacatgtatgagtttggctttaaatcaacacacatTTTAGACCAATAATGAAATCTGGtgtaataatgaaaaatgaaaaatgaaaaagtcacctcatcaacctggaaaaaaaaagggacgataaactcggaattgactttcatgggcctaataagATGTAATTTTTATGTTTTCAAGGGCTTTATATAAGATAAAAAAATGAtaacaaaatatgtatatataaattAAATCCAGGTCATTTAAGGGGTCAAATGTTAAACTTTACCTGATTaggcttaaaatcaaacagtatTGCTAGTGCTGTCACGCTATACAGgtaataattaatcattttaaaaagtGATGGCTTCAAAAAATATTGACTTACCTGATGTTGTAATCAATATATAGAAAATATATTCACTTATAACTAACAGCTTGTATGCAGCCCAAATCTTGTAGTGTAGTGTGTATCCATACAACTGGTTTATTCATCATTGTAGATCAAAAAAATTGTAGATGTTGAGGAGCAGGAGGTGTCCGTAGACCAATTTAGAACATGTTGCTGCTTTCAGTATCATTTTTTGTACCTGATGATATGGGTATGTAGATGGGCGCTGTCCTAGTCATCACTTCTTTTCCTCAAAGCATCAATCCTTACCATGAAATGAAATACTGAGTTGGaaattttggcagtcgcaagtgaaaaatggtgaaatcaaaaaggatattctgacaaaattaTAGTataatagacccacacgatgtagTTTGCATGTATAATCTATAATTGCTGCTACATTATTATGCACATCAATAGCTGACTTGCAACATCACTTTTCCCCCAAAGCGTCAGTCCTTACCATGGTTACCATAAATAATAtgctgtataagtggtaattttcacgtacagttattttcatgatttggagtgAGAGAGAGACATGTTTGCGATTGTTATTTTCGATTGTCCAGTTTGCCCTACAATTGCAATACAGTATTACATATATTCGCAAGGTGTTAATTTTGTGAATGGAACTGCATTCATGAAAtctgcaaaaataaaaccctcacaaaaattaccacttacaCAGTACCATGCAGGTGGTAATTAACTCCAGTAAATTATATTGTATGTACCGATCAGTGCACATGAATAATCAGACGACATCAatgactttcaaaagaaatataattatgtatgttgGGTATGTATAGacaatttttaaatgtttcatcAGTATGGTTCAATACAAATGTATATAAATAGATGGGAAATATCCCGGGACtaagaaatgttatttttattgaAATGACATTATTATGGAAATCGGCAAGTAGGCACCCAGCTTATTTTGTTAAATCGAGCATGCTGAATTCAAATCTTTTGTCTGCCAAGCAGTATTTTGAGACCATGACCCTCAAAAGACCCCCATAATGGCCCACATGATCGTACAGGGGACAAAAGCTAATATTATTCCAATaccactttcaaacatgtcaaattatttgtctgatcCCATGGATCTCAGAAATGTATGGTTTGAGTGTGTGtgacctataatcatgataatagtttTAAAAGAACTTATGGGGTAGCCCAAAATGTCTAAGGTTGATTTGCTTGTACAGTGGTCAAAAGTTGTTCCAATTTTAGTAAAAAGACATGGCAATTATTGTTCAtctagcttagaggtttcagaaaaagaacagTTTGCAATATCTGTGATGGCTGGTTCatatgttacacagcaaagaggaAAAAGGTTGGTAGGATTCAATGGCCTTTATCTATCATTTATTTTCTGAGCTTCACattgcagatagtgcaaactactTTTTTCCTGAACCCTTAGACTTTGGGAACAGTTTGCcttaatttttatgaaaatcagagcaactttaatttttaacCCCTGTACAGTACAACATGTAAATTGACCATGTACATGTTTGGCTTTATAACTCTGTAACTACATGTCCTACACATACGAATGTGACATTATTGCGATCCATAGAGGCCgacaaataatttgatatgtttttgagTGAATTTTGAAGCATGTTTAATTGGTTCCCCCATATGATCCCATAGGGGCATTTTATTGGTCCCTATTTAGGGTGATGGGGTTCAAGTACAGCTTAgcagtcaaaaaatatttgagtttagcATATccgaattaacaaaaataagttagttgccagcttttacgcaaacttgctgaTCGATTGAttcttaaataagcacatatttccaaaatagaaccagtctgtATACCTATTACCCAAAATGTGAAAGGTGGTTTCACAAAAATACAGAGCAAAACATGCCCCTAATGCTATGGGGCACAAAATGTCTAAGGTTGATTTCTAATGTCTTCAGCTTCAGCATTGACCTTTTCAGGAGAAATGCCTTTACAAAAAACACAGATTATGCGTGACTATCAAAACTTGTTCAATGCACTGTGCTGCATTGCTTAAATTAATTTGTCTGTGACTTAATttgtcaaaaaccaaaaaaaattataaacatgtttattttcatCATAAGGTTCAATGTTAACTTTGTAATGTTTGTGATGTCCCACAGACTGGCCTCATGGACATGGTCCTTTGTAATATGTTCATTAACTGTATGTtttattttcaatgattttccaGGCTGAATGGAGCATCATAGAATTAGATTTTGACATAGGAGAGAGCCATGGCTATCTGTATACAGCTGCACAGGACAATGACACGGTAAGATAAATAAACTAAATTTTGCTGTGCTATGATAGAAAGTCCTAAGTAGTTCTAATCACCAAAACAAAACTTCATTTCAGCTTCATTTAAATTCTCCCTTTAATAACTATTCATATTGGTGGTATATTTGGAGTTTGGCCAATACTTCTATGAAAGTGCTGTCTCTTTTTGAGGAGCATTATGCTTTTTCCAATCCATATTGGTGCTGATTGGATATCTACAATCTAAATACAGGCATTGATTGAGCTGCCCCAAAGGCAGTTGTCCTGAAGGAAGTAAGAGAAGAGCTGTAGATCATTGGTGACTGCCACCAGTGTCATTCAGAGCTCAGCCACCCGTCTTAGGATGTGTACCCTTGGTGTAGTTCACTTGACAGGCAACAGAGATGTCAATATAGTTCTTGTAATTGGTAACTAATTCCAGAGGTTCCTAGGCTTCAGACCAGGCTGTGGCATTTAACTCGTTTTGCGTGGCCACAACTGTCTCACTTCCCTCTGAGTTGTTTCTTGGTCTTGGTACTAAGGACATCTTCTGGAAAGCTTGGGAATTTCTTTTAAGTCAGGTTGCATAGCTTCCTCTCAGTGCTCTTTGCTGCATGGCCCATCATCTACTTCCCATTTTGGGTATGCCGAGGTCTACTAGCATTTTGGCAGGGATGTATTATAGGAACCCTGGTTTCCTATTTCAATTGGGAAGTAGTGAGTGGTCCATGAGCGGTTCTCACATTCGGCTACAAATTCACTGTACTTGCATTTATGAGGAGCACACAGCACCTGCAATTGCCAAGGCATGCTTTCTGCTAGTGATTGGAGAGTGTTGATGGGTATCTCTGCCCAACCATCCAACACAACCTGACACAACTCATGCACATTGGTGGGTTGATATACCATGCTATTACTCAAGCTCAGTGGTTCTTAATTGGAGTTCATATCTGGGGAATGTGCAGGCCATGGCAAGTGTTCAACATCCTAATCTTCTAAGAAAGTCATTATCGCATGGGCTTGATGGGGAGTAGCAAATGGAATACAAAATTGTTCCTTAAGGTTACGCTAAATTTCTATGGTTCTCATCCTAATGTGGGCTGtacgtagccacctaaaccaatttttttctccagaaaataaacattgtagacctaaaaatcataggtcatctcaagctaacattctaagcattattattaattattatttataaatctagctcatacacaaatgtactttttcagtgtttcaattttgttcacgccacatgagcatgaagatttttgtgacagAGGCCATAATTTAGTGATGCATGCCCgattttgcttttaatttggcTACAGATAATAAACAGTTCAATAAAATAATGTCACTATTTAGCCTGTATAAAGCTTGTGTTGATTTCATTTTATAAGCTTAAGCATtgacaaaatttgcatggaatcTGGTACCACTTGTTGTCTTAAATtgtaacaataatattgtttttgtgtatgatattatcgccagaattcttagctacattatttctatgataccttACCATAACATATGTGGTATGCTAGTGTGACTAGGATTaaccaaaaatgaaatatctggGCGTTTAGGCACACTCCGCTGTCATTTTGTGACGGTTTTCAATTACCGAAGTTACGGCCACTGCATAAAATACACGCTGAAAAATCGCTCTTTCATCAACATCTTTCATTCTGTTGATGTCAAAATGGACATGACGATTAATGAATAGCGTTACATGCTAATCAGTAACTTACTTCTTACCAATTTGGTCCAAAgatgccaaaatttcaaattatttatccTTCGGAcacttgatttgaattcagcatttCAGCGTGTTGATTTCTGAAGAGGTCACAAGGTCACTCACGTTGTGTGCCCTGTGACAACTCGTATCTATTACAAACTcggccttatttcaatttgacccGCTAGCTATGTCAAACAACTGTGTCCAATTTTCTTTGCCATTTTCTTCCTCTCCTGCACTCTCCTTCAGTCCCTCTTGCTTTCCCCCTCTAtttctctctcgctctctctcgtTCTCgcagaaaatatataattaatccaTAGGGCCTGCAATAGGCCTAAAACCaatctttaaaaaatattaattggcTGGCATTTTCTTGGGGGTCCCAAATAACTGAGGGGGGTcagaaattttggaaagaaaaatagggggggggtcataaaatttttaatgaCCAAATGTAGAGAAtctgagtcacaagatgactacagatagtgtgtttattttatttaaaagaaccgatttcaatacaattttagcctgagTTTAGGGGTAAGGTGTAGGCCTATCGGTGGTGgccgggaagggggggggggcgcaattttattggcgctgactttttgtaaatttgggacccccttccaaagaaaacttCACAGCCCGTACTACATAAAAGTAatgcatgagaaaaaaaaaaaacacatgaaaactaggcctaataggcctatacctaatggGTTGTGAAATAGGCCTAATATGGAGACAAATTTTAATGGCCTTTTGCATTGCAAAAAATACCCGCATGGCAAAAAAAAGCATGACATTTTTAGTAGGCCGAGAGGGTAGTGGCGGATTCAGGAATCGCGCGACCAtcgggggggtgtctgagggggatgtgagCCTCGAaaacggagggggggggggtaccagtGCAgggcctcaaattgcaaaacctgTTTCTTGATGACCTACtatcaaaatgattttgctggaaCAAATTCTCACGAATGGAGCAAAAgtttaatgatattaaaaatggACCTAAATACTGGgcgcttatataggcctactgccttGTCAATCCCAGTCCAACAATTAAGGGATGTTGAAAAAATGAGACCCTCAACTTTTGGGATTGTTACAAAATTCAGAGATGCACAGACAGACCcccaaaaatcctgaacttgcaaaTCGAAGGAAGCGTGAGCAGTGGAGCTCTCGCCCAGCACCCGGGAGTTCGGGGCCCGCTCAAGAGCCCTGGTGGGGGGTAAGCCAGAAtcccagatggtttctgcacatttcgcACCACAGGAAACTTAAAGGACATTTCAGAGGCtattaaaaaacaacatttcaaagctcctggcttgttctacacttttaataacaagtgcttccttcttccagaaaacatgctttaaagtttcgagtttcctatacttttatgcacaagagacactcttataaaaatgtttttttttttttttacatgaccaatatggctgatgtggAA includes:
- the LOC140164110 gene encoding uncharacterized protein is translated as MDEIVDYNNLQFHEKLGEGGGGTVNRVTFNTPFKGYTEAAAKSVWELPKAEVEIMCKLQHPNIVPMLGFYKNGPINVILLEYAPNGSLHDYLKDPSKPLSQQLTHKWLREVADALEYLHDQHVLHRDIKAQNCLLFDDNVLKLCDFGIAREIDRSQTTSEQKGTHRYMAPEILRGNEQGRGIYSKPSDIYAYGMLTLEIVTRKPPFEGMEWQTVMFSVCGGGRPKIPPECPDHLSHIIQHCWRDDPKRRPTIEDIKEELHKPSEITTTRYTRRPMWITTPFFTDTAYTRVQCCPNGNMVVCGQIPYQLHMLNSDGEHITQLTTKAQGKLGVVQDIAVSSQGYIVAISLYSRFVHVFNSNGTYLHYFSILAAAENFNTKVNPRCVTLDRDGHVLVGDYVRELITIHTCPEGKLVKRIQCCFLGMAVNSKNKIVHTLKCESPSWMCNAVAVIDNAGNKVLRFTPTIHVDAIPGEMSGDKIVARCIVCDPLDRIYVAMCIYKKGTCRLIPNTGHLHQYSRTGAFMRCIDRGIFMPLDLAIASDGTSLIIANGDSILIYKVSQYTNLQIGLHVEEL